One stretch of Vicia villosa cultivar HV-30 ecotype Madison, WI unplaced genomic scaffold, Vvil1.0 ctg.000941F_1_1, whole genome shotgun sequence DNA includes these proteins:
- the LOC131632438 gene encoding MADS-box transcription factor 1-like gives MISAFKCVHDELSSQQEYLKLKARYESLQRFQRNLMGEDLGPLSSKDLETLERQLDSSLKQIRSTRTQFMLDQLGDLQRKEHLLCEANRALRQRMEGYQINSLQLNMSGEDMGYGHHHHHQINSWCHLYSKTSFLIKLI, from the exons ATGATCTCAGCATTCAAATGTGTCCATGAT GAATTAAGCAGTCAACAGGAATACTTGAAGCTGAAGGCACGTTATGAGTCTCTACAACGCTTTCAGAG GAACCTAATGGGAGAAGATCTTGGCCCTCTAAGCAGCAAAGATCTTGAAACTCTTGAAAGGCAGCTAGATTCTTCCTTGAAGCAAATCAGATCCACAAGG ACCCAATTCATGCTGGATCAGCTGGGAGATCTTCAACGTAAG GAACACTTGCTATGTGAGGCTAACAGAGCTCTTAGACAAAGG ATGGAAGGGTATCAAATAAATTCACTCCAACTGAATATGAGTGGTGAAGATATGGGATAtggacatcatcatcatcatcaaataaaTTCTTGGTGTCATCTCTACTCAAAGACTTCCTTTCTCATCAAACTCATTTGA
- the LOC131632472 gene encoding ABC transporter G family member 35-like, with translation MDGSLSRSISRSLSRSSWRMEGVFASGRYSRRTSNVDEDEEALKWAAIERLPTYDRLRTSILQTYTEEYLGDEDHPNIVQHKEVDVRKLDGNERQKFIDKIFKVAEEDNEKYLQKFRNRIDKVGIKLPTVEVRFENLSIEADSYVGSRALPTLPNVTLNMLESSLRIFGISATKTTKLNILKNVSGIIKPSRMTLLLGPPSSGKTTLLLALAGKLDPDLRVEGEITYNGHKLNEFVPRKTSAYISQNDVHIGEMTVKETLDFSARCQGIGTRYDLLTELARREKEAGIFPEAELDLFMKATAMEGTESSLITDYTLKILGLDICKDTIVGDEMQRGISGGQKKRVTTGEMIVGPTKTLFMDEISTGLDSSTTYQIVKCFQQIVHLTEATIFMSLLQPAPETFDLFDDIVLISEGQIVYQGPREHVLEFFESCGFKCPDRKGTADFLQEVTSRKDQQQYWSNRNIQYRYVTVTEFANRFKNFHVGMQLKNEVSIPFDRSTTHRAALVFKKYTVPTIGLLKAGWDKEWLLIKRNSFIYIFKTVQICIMAVISGTVFLRSEMHRRNEDDAAVYIGAILFTIAMNMFNGFSECPLTIARLPVFYKHRDHLFHPPWTYTLPNFVLRIPITLFEATVWVLITYNTIGLAPEASRFFKHLLLVFLIQQMAAGMFRVISGVCRTMIIANTGGSLMLLLVFLLGGFVLPKRDIPDWWVWGYWLSPLSYAFNALSVNEMLAPRWSKPSSDGSTSLGVATLNVFDVYNNKNWYWIGVGALIGFTVLYNVLFTLSLMYLNPIGKKQAIISKEEASEMETGGDSKEEPRLVRQEPEKGEVAMQRMGSRGNASSKLESAAGIAPKRGMVLPFQPLAMSFDSVNYFVDMPAEMKEQGVTDNRLQLLREVTGAFRPGVLTALMGVSGAGKTTLMDVLAGRKTGGYIQGDVRISGFPKNQQTFARISGYCEQTDIHSPQVTVRESVIYSAFLRLPREVNNDEKMKFVDEVMNLVELDNLKDAIVGLPGVTGLSTEQRKRLTIAVELVANPSIIFMDEPTSGLDARAAAIVMRTVRNTVDTGRTVVCTIHQPSIDIFEAFDELLLLKRGGQVIYSGPLGRNSHKIIEYFEGIQGVPKIKDKYNPATWMLEVSSIAAEVRLRMDFAEYYKTSPLHQRNKTLVNELSTPPPGTKDLYFTTQFSQSTWGQFKSCLWKQWLTYWRSPDYNLVRFFFTLAASLMLGSVFWKAGEKRDSSADLNMIIGALYSAVFFVGVNNCQTVQPVVAVERTVFYREKAAGMYSALPYAIAQVVCEIPYVFVETIYFAFIVYAMVGFEWKVEKVLWFFFVSFFSFLYFTYYGMMTVSITPNHQVASIFGAAFYGLFNLFSGFFIPRPKIPKWWVWYYWLCPVAWTVYGLIVSQYGDVTKGITVAGETGETPINKFIEDHYGFRSDFMGPVAAVLVAFAVFFAFVFAFCIKALNFQTR, from the exons GGTTGGTATCAAACTCCCAACAGTAGAAGTGAGGTTTGAAAATCTGAGTATTGAAGCTGATTCATATGTTGGAAGCAGAGCTCTACCAACTTTACCAAATGTTACATTGAACATGCTTGAATCATCTCTTCGCATTTTTGGTATTAGTGCTACAAAGACAACAAAACTCAATATTCTTAAAAATGTCTCTGGCATTATTAAACCTTCTAG GATGACCCTTTTACTAGGCCCCCCTTCATCAGGGAAAACCACCCTTTTGCTTGCTTTGGCTGGAAAATTAGACCCTGACTTAAGG GTAGAAGGAGAAATCACTTACAATGGTCACAAGCTTAATGAATTTGTTCCTAGAAAAACTTCAGCTTATATTAGTCAAAATGATGTACATATAGGAGAAATGACCGTAAAAGAAACATTGGATTTTTCAGCTAGATGTCAAGGAATCGGGACACGATATG ATCTATTAACTGAACTTGCTAGAAGGGAAAAAGAAGCAGGCATATTTCCAGAGGCAGAATTAGACCTTTTCATGAAA GCTACTGCCATGGAAGGAACAGAAAGTAGTCTTATTACTGACTATACACTCAAA ATATTGGGTCTTGATATATGCAAAGATACTATTGTTGGTGATGAAATGCAAAGAGGCATATCTGGTGGTCAAAAAAAGAGAGTAACCACAG GTGAGATGATTGTTGGACCAACAAAAACTCTATTTATGGATGAAATATCCACTGGTCTTGACAGTTCCACAACATACCAAATAGTAAAATGTTTCCAACAAATTGTACACCTCACTGAAGCAACCATATTCATGTCCTTACTTCAACCAGCTCCCGAGACTTTCGATCTCTTTGATGACATTGTCTTAATATCTGAGGGCCAGATAGTATACCAAGGCCCGCGTGAACATGTTCTTGAATTCTTCGAATCATGCGGCTTCAAATGTCCTGACAGAAAAGGAACTGCAGATTTCTTGCAAGAGGTTACTTCAAGGAAAGACCAACAACAGTATTGGTCAAACAGAAACATACAATACCGTTATGTAACGGTTACTGAATTCGCAAACAGATTCAAGAATTTTCATGTTGGAATGCAGCTTAAGAATGAAGTATCTATACCGTTTGATAGATCGACCACGCATAGAGCAGCTCTTGTTTTCAAGAAATATACAGTTCCTACAATTGGACTATTGAAAGCTGGTTGGGACAAAGAATGGCTTTTGATAAAGAGAAACTCTTTTATTTACATATTCAAGACAGTTCAAATATGCATTATGGCTGTTATATCTGGAACTGTTTTCTTAAGAAGTGAAATGCATAGAAGGAATGAGGATGATGCAGCTGTTTATATTGGTGCTATTCTGTTTACTATAGCTATGAACATGTTTAATGGTTTTTCTGAGTGTCCACTCACAATTGCTAGGCTTCCTGTGTTCTATAAACATAGAGACCACCTTTTTCATCCTCCATGGACTTACACTCTTCCCAATTTTGTTCTGAGAATCCCTATTACACTTTTCGAGGCTACTGTTTGGGTTCTTATTACATATAACACCATTGGACTCGCACCTGAAGCCTCAAG GTTCTTCAAGCATTTGTTGTTGGTGTTTCTTATTCAACAAATGGCAGCTGGGATGTTTAGGGTAATATCAGGAGTTTGTAGGACAATGATCATAGCCAACACTGGTGGATCACTCATGCTTCTTCTTGTTTTCTTACTTGGAGGTTTCGTTCTTCCGAAAC GTGACATTCCAGATTGGTGGGTATGGGGCTATTGGCTTTCTCCATTGTCATATGCTTTCAATGCATTATCGGTTAACGAAATGCTTGCGCCAAGATGGAGTAAACCG TCTTCAGATGGATCAACATCATTGGGTGTAGCCACATTGAATGTCTTTGatgtttataataataaaaattggtACTGGATAGGTGTTGGAGCTCTTATTGGTTTCACTGTTTTATACAATGTTCTGTTCACCCTTTCACTTATGTACCTTAACC cTATTGGAAAGAAACAAGCAATTATATCAAAAGAAGAAGCGAGTGAAATGGAAACCGGAGGAGATTCGAAGGAGGAACCGAGACTTGTAAGACAGGAGCccgaaaaag GAGAAGTGGCAATGCAGAGAATGGGCAGTAGAGGTAATGCGAGTTCAAAACTCGAGTCAGCCGCTGGAATTGCACCAAAGAGAGGAATGGTTCTTCCTTTTCAACCACTTGCAATGTCTTTCGATAGTGTTAATTACTTCGTCGACATGCCAGCA GAAATGAAAGAGCAAGGAGTAACAGATAATAGGCTACAATTGCTTAGAGAAGTAACTGGTGCATTTAGGCCTGGAGTTCTAACTGCTTTAATGGGAGTTAGTGGAGCTGGAAAGACGACTTTGATGGATGTTTTAGCTGGAAGAAAGACGGGTGGTTACATTCAAGGAGATGTTAGAATCTCTGGCTTTCCGAAGAATCAACAAACTTTCGCAAGAATTTCGGGTTACTGTGAGCAAACCGATATCCATTCGCCTCAAGTTACTGTCAGAGAATCCGTTATTTACTCAGCTTTCCTTCGATTACCTAGGGAAGTAAATAACGACGAAAAAATG AAATTTGTGGATGAAGTAATGAATTTGGTGGAGCTGGATAATCTTAAAGACGCTATAGTCGGGCTTCCGGGCGTTACAGGGTTGTCGACAGAACAGCGAAAAAGGCTAACAATAGCTGTTGAGCTAGTTGCTAATCCTTCTATCATTTTCATGGATGAACCTACTTCTGGTCTCGATGCAAGAGCAGCCGCAATTGTTATGAGGACAGTGAGAAACACTGTCGATACTGGTAGAACAGTTGTCTGCACAATTCATCAGCCTAGTATCGATATCTTTGAAGCCTTCGACGAG TTGCTTTTGTTAAAGAGAGGAGGTCAAGTAATCTACTCAGGACCATTAGGAAGGAATTCACACAAGATTATAGAATACTTCGAG GGAATTCAAGGGGTCCCTAAAATTAAGGATAAGTACAATCCGGCTACATGGATGTTAGAGGTAAGCTCAATAGCAGCTGAAGTTAGGCTTAGAATGGACTTTGCCGAATACTACAAGACATCACCATTGCATCA GAGAAACAAAACTCTCGTAAACGAGTTAAGTACACCGCCTCCAGGAACAAAAGATCTATACTTCACTACACAGTTCTCTCAATCAACTTGGGGACAATTTAAGTCATGTTTATGGAAGCAGTGGTTGACATATTGGCGAAGTCCAGATTACAATCTTGTTAGATTCTTCTTTACCTTGGCTGCATCTCTCATGTTAGGATCAGTGTTTTGGAAAGCCGGCGAGAAAAG GGATAGTTCAGCTGACTTGAACATGATTATAGGAGCATTATACAGTGCGGTATTTTTCGTTGGTGTCAACAATTGCCAAACTGTTCAACCAGTTGTAGCGGTCGAAAGAACTGTATTCTATAGAGAAAAAGCCGCTGGAATGTACTCGGCTTTACCTTACGCCATCGCTCAG GTTGTATGTGAAATACCATATGTGTTTGTTGAAACTATATATTTCGCATTCATCGTGTACGCGATGGTTGGCTTTGAATGGAAAGTGGAGAAAGTGTTATGGTTCTTCTTTGTgagcttcttctccttcttgtaCTTCACATACTACGGAATGATGACAGTTTCCATTACTCCAAATCATCAAGTAGCATCAATCTTTGGTGCAGCATTTTATGgactcttcaatctcttttcgGGTTTCTTTATCCCAAGACCA AAAATTCCGAAATGGTGGGTTTGGTACTATTGGCTTTGTCCGGTTGCGTGGACAGTGTATGGACTAATTGTGTCGCAGTATGGAGATGTGACAAAAGGCATAACTGTGGCGGGAGAGACCGGAGAAACTCCGATCAATAAGTTTATTGAAGATCATTATGGTTTCAGATCGGATTTCATGGGACCGGTTGCTGCTGTATTGGTTGCTTTCGCTGTATTTTTTGCCTTTGTATTTGCCTTCTGCATCAAGGCACTCAACTTCCAAACCAGATAA